In the genome of Fusarium poae strain DAOMC 252244 chromosome 1, whole genome shotgun sequence, the window GATCGACTTCCAAAGTCTTCGGCTTACTTGTCCTTGCTGTGAGATGTTCTCTAGCAATTTGACAGCATCTCGAAAGTCTTGTCTGCAACGGTTGGCAAATACGTCCGGTGCGTTGCATACCGCCAGTAAGATAGACGCCAAAGCAGCAGTGAGAAAATAATTGAATGTCGGTTTCTGACGAGCATATATATCGCTTGTCTCATTCAGATGCAACAGCACTTGGATAGTGTCCTGGGCTAGACTGACCACAAGCTGTGCACCCTGCAGATCAGCGCGTAAGTTGACGGTACTCATAACGTGATGTCGCAAAACTAGACTCCGTATGTGGTTGCCTCTTAAATAGAGGAGGGTTCGTAAACGCTGTAATGTTCGAGACTGCTGTTGTGGTGCTTGAGAAAGACGCGGAAAGATGAGTTGTAGGTTATGAGGTATGGAATGCATCCATTTTTGAGTGAGGAagtcaaacaaatcaaccTTGTCTTTGGGGACGGAGAGAGGTGATGAGTCGAGGGGGAGCTCTTCCCAGACTTTGGAACACAGCCGAGCGTAGGAGACCATGCACATAAGATAGGGATGATGGGTCTTGTCTGTTCATCAGCATTTGGTGCTTTCTGTGAGATGATAGAGATTGAGAAGGACATACCGGATCTGGCAACTGGGGATCAATGTCACGATCCGAGATCCCAAAGGACAAACTCGTTCCATAACTCCATCTCCGGTCAAGGATATAAGCGCACCAAAAACATCGTAAAGCCAAATCCCGTTCCTGGGGGTCCTTGAAGTTCTCCAGAAGTGAGGCCCGACGATGTAGTCCAGCTTCAATACATTCTCTTCCTGCATTGCCAATGGCCCTCCAGGCTAGAAGTTCTTCCCCGCAGAAAAACCAGTAGATACTCTGGCATGTGTTAGTTGAAGACCTACTGAAAGTGGAATACGTaccagcatcatcatcagttGAAGTTCTTGAATATCGATAAACGCTTCGCCTGAGATTCTGCATATCACAGGCTCAACGTCGTCTATGAGTTTTTTGCTAAGGTTGTTCTGCCCTTGGGCTTCGATGGCCAGGGCTGTACCAACAGCTAATTTGATAGCTTGTATTTCCTTGAGCGTATTCTCCTCGGGGGACTCGAGGACTGATGTAACATTACGAGATAGGCTTTCCATTTCAATAAATGGATATACAGTCGCAACTTCTTCGAGATACAGCTCTAGAAGTCGCTGTATCTCTACTGCGCCCAAACTCGGAAGAACATCGACATCTCTCAAAGGGAGGGACCCACCTTCACTTGAAACATCCGGTACTGAATCGGATGGGGAAGCGGACATGCTCATGGCTGTATCAGGACGTCGCTCGATACCCATACCCGAAAGAGAATTCTCGGCAATTTGGAAGCTGTAGGCGGATCTCATCGGACCAACAAACTGTGGTTCCCTGGGTTCATTTCTAACATTCCGTAATTCTTGTCTGTATGTGGATCCATTGCCTTGAGACATGGATGTTGTGGTGGATGGATCAGTGAGTTGGGGAAGACGCTGAGACACGTCGTGTAAAGCTGTTGTTAAGGCGCTGACTTGATTTTGAAGGGCAGCAACTTGTTGGTTGAGGGATGTAATATCTGGTCTATCAAGTTGATTAGCCCTGGATTTTCTTGGTGCAACTGAGACCTGATTTAACGAACTGTGGCTCCAGTGTTGACCGTCTTGTCGAACGGTCATTATTTTCATTTGATGAGTGAGTAGTGGTAGGAGTAGCAAAGACGCACTCGGCGTTGTTCGTGGCGCATCTCCTACAGACATGttcgccttcttctctttcacaTTTTAGTTTTCGTTTCTTGCACGTATCACTGTCAAATGTCAGTTTACACCTTGTTCAATGTGTATGACGCGCGTAGCGTACCATGCTACCGGCGCGTATTTGGCGCGTTTGGTGCGTCGATTAGACAATTCTGATGATTCAGCTGTTGATCGTTTTTCCATGTTTAGTCATGGATCGGAGTCATTGGAGGGGAAAGATAGATGACAGTCGGGTACAATTGGGTCTAGTTATGGGGTGTTGTAGTAAAGATGAAAAAAAGTGGTCAACTAAAAAAACAGGCCGGCCATTCTGGGGTCCCCTGCTTTTTTGAGGGATCTCGCTAGTTAAAGTGTGTCAAGATAAGGAAATGTCGCAGAGGACCCTTGACTGTTGTACCCAAAGATGAAGACCCCCGTTATCGGGGACATAGGTACTCCGTAAACTTGATCCATATCTGCTTGCCGACGGGAAGGCACTTATGCTAGACCCGAATTGCGGGACTAATGAGACCCTGGGATAAGTATCATCACTGCTTGGTTCTAAACTCCATACCGATCCGGGATTTTGGAGATCTCCGTCGTCCACAATAAACAAACACCATATGAACTATAAAAGACACTATGGATTGTCTCGTCTATTTCAAATAacataagatattaataaataaactaccTATGTATATGCCCTTGCCTCCCCAGTCTGTGGAAGGGATGGAATTTACTGACCTAGGTAGTCTACCCTATGTACTGTCTGGGCAAGGTACTTGCCGGTTCCACAATTCTTCGTCTCCATTACATGGACGCGACTCAAATCAAGGCTAAACGTGAATCCAGGATCTGTTTGCAGTGTGAAATTTAGTGAAAGGTGATATCAAAGCACGGCAGAATTAGCAAGCATTATTCTATACTTGGTGCAATTCTTGTGCAGATTCCTTGCCAACGTTGTCATGTAGTCTGCACTAAAACTGAGGCTCATCTAGATAGATACAAGTACTGACCTGGTCAGGAGGCACAAGAGGCGTGGTAGAAAGAATTCTGCACAATAACAACCACCCAGTCCTAAGAACGGGTTGAGTTTATGAACGGACAAGGCCCCATGCAATCCTGAATCAAGTTTCGTCAGAACCCATTTCGCTTCAGGTTCCCAACGCAACAGGCTGGGTGACGTGACATCCATAGCAATATACACTACCAAAGTATTCAACAGTCTCGAATCTAGCCATGTCTAAAAAAGTGCCAATGCGATAGATGACACTTATTTGGCTCTTTCTTCTATCAAGCTCATGTCATATTGCAGCTGAGTAACAAGCGTAGCATTCTAAACTTtgactaggtacctacttaGGGGACGGAAAACGAAATACATTTCCAATGTAAAATGAAACCATCAGGTATCAGTTGTAACTGTTTCATAGGTTTTGAAGGGAGAGAATATCACAGACAGGAACGCTGTAATGAGAACGATGCTAGACTAATGCTGTTTTGTGCTCTTGTTGGGCAATGAAACTGGTAACAACAACAGGGTTTGCTTTGTTTCCTCTGATTCATTTATCTATGCTACCTACTTCACGTTGCAAAAGTTTGCCTCACGATTGTTGTTCCATGACGTTCTGGTTTTCATGCAGCCAGGCAGTAGCTTTCATCGACAAGTCACAGAACAAGGCTGTTGCTGACCTGCAGAACGGCAGCTTGATTTGACCAATAAGCGCCACCTTGAACATGACATGGACACCCAAAAATATCCATCCCCGCCACGTTGTTTCTTTCACCTACATCATCAGCAATTCCGAGACGTACCACGTACTTTGCATCTTTGTCTGGATAGTACAAAGTCGGTCATCATCAAAAGTTCAGTAATCTTTGAAAGCATCTATGCTTGACACTTTGACAGTACTATAGGTGATGCTTCAAATGCTCGGTCGCGCCTTTTGGAGAGATTCTCTCCAAGAAACGCCGCGCAAATCCTTTCAGCTCTCCCTCTTgcttgacgatgaagattATCGAGATGAACACACGACTCTACGCTTCATGAAAGACAGTTGGACTGAGGCTTTATTTGGTGACGAGTTTCATTCACCGAGGTCGCCAATACACCACAGTGGCCTAGATCACGGAAACAAATTGCTCATCATATTCCGTCTTCTTGTTTCGATGGATCATCCGGCCCTGAGTATCCTTGGTGACCTTCTGCCGTTTCGCGCCCCAATCGATTTCTATTCACGTTATCTTGTCTCGACAAGCGAATACTACGACACATGTTTTCCTAGTACATTCGCAGTGGTCCTGGGTGATGGCGATATTCACGGAGAACATATATATCGTTTTCGTCTGGGAAGATCTATTTTCAGAGCGGAAAGCTGCAGCTGGGTGATACTAATAGCACTGCGCAATACAGATCCAAGGCTCAGAGTACAACTACTCGGAGCGAGTCTATCCAGACTGTGCTGGTCATCAGTCGGTCATTGGGCTATAGAGCTCTGTTCATTGTTGTGCATCCACGGCCCGATTCTCGCAGTTATTTTGCGAACTGGTGCTATTGTGAAATGGAAAATTCTATTTGATATTGAGATCCAAGGCGCGATGCAAAGAGAAAGGAGTCAGGCCTATAGAATGAGAGATGGAGGGTTAATCACAAACTGTCTGCATATTTGCTTGGCGATGCTAAATGTTGAAAGGCTTCCTGACGACAGGCAACGTCTGTCACTTTGGCTGGTTCTCAATCTATCGTTCAGTTTTCAGCAGAAAGTACCTCTCCAGACGAGGATCAAGCGGGCGGACGCCTCGAATTACCAGAGTCGGTGGTTCTTGAAAGGAACGACCAGAGACGTCAATCAGGGACAAGACTGTGCAGATGGTACCCAAAACAGAGGAAGTCACTCGGAAAAGGGACAAAAACATAACAAACAAAATGCCCGACCACTCCAAAGACCATTGTCATGGCCTTTCCGATCCGGTCAGAAAAGATCGGCGACCTCGGAAGAACTCCCAGAAGAGGATGACAATGATGGATCAAGTGACAAGAACCCCCACAAGAGACGACGTCTTGAGAACGATAAGACGAATCCTAGGTTTGCTTGCCCCTTCTTCAAGCACAGCCCTACCAAGTTCATTGGGGAACGGTCGTGTTGCGGGCCAGGATGGATTAACGTTCAACGAGTCAAGTAAGGAAACTCTACCCCAACTTATTTCTAATCTTGTTATACTAACTTTAATGTTATCAGAGAGCACATATTCCGGAAGCATGCGGCCCCAGAATTCCAATGTTCGAGGTGCTTTACCGACTTTGAACGCCATTCAGATTTAGATGAACACCAACGGAGTACGGTGGCATGCGAAGTTCGCGATAGACCATCAGCTCCACTCCATGTTGACAAGGGGACAATGCAACTGTTAAAGCAGCGAAAGAAATCTACAGGTCCTGTGACGGAATCGGATAAGTGGTATACTATGTATGAAATTATATTTCCCCACGAAACTCACGTTCCGAGTCCTTGTGAGTTACAGAATTCTCAACAAATGCAAATGAAATATTTaactaatattttactagATTATGAGCTGGAGGAGAAAGTGCTTACGAGTCCTTCGGAAGCTACTGTGGAGGAAATGTTCCAGAAGAATCTAAAAGAAACATTACCAGTAGAGGCCCTAACAGACATGAGATTGATGAATCTCATAATGCCTGGTGTTATGTCCGCTTTCAATAGGACATTGTCAGCCTTGAACGATCAAAAGACGACTGTTCTACCCGTTGATATCCAGCAAACGATAACCACTAGTACGAGCTCATGGCCTGAAGATACTAGACGGTATGCAGTGGAAAGGAGCCCATCTCAAGCTGACATAACGGTCAAAGATGAACCCACAAACATGTGTATACCTTTATCTCACTTTGATTCCGCCAATCAGTTTCAGATGCATACGTCTAGTCTTGGGTTGGACAGCATGCAATCAGAGGCAAATACAAGCGATACTTCATGGGAAGCAGTACCAAATAGCGCAGTTTTTGTCGATACAACTCATAATGAGTGGAATTTTGGCGACGATGCGATTGCGGAAACTGGAAACATTCAAATGGATCAATGGATACCATTCGACTATGGTTGTGTTTGGAGTGAAGAGGTTCCAAGGGATTAGAAATGTCTAGAGAAAAAAAGTCACTGTAAACTCGAGGGTTTTGTTAGGAGGATTATCTACAAAGGCTCACGAAAATCACGAATCGTTAGTGAAAGGGGCGTAGTCCATTAACCACAAATTGTCAGAGTTCCATACAGATATCTCTAGTGATACTAAGAAAAGTAACCGTCACACTCTTTCTCTAAGAAATCCATGTGCTCCTGCTCTTCCCGTGCCATCTCACCAATTGTCCAGTGATCCATCGATGGGCCTTCCCAACCCGGTGTGGACGCGTGAGTAGGAACAGAGTCTGCAGCAGGTGTTGGAAGCTGGAGTggaccttcttcatctgtgAATGGAGAATTACTTGAGAGGTTCTCAAGGCTGTCTGCCTGCGCCACAGTATGAATAGTGGCCTCTGGACCGGTTCTGCTAAGTGTATTGTAGAAGACTGGTAGGTATTTGTAAAGGATGCTCAAGTTCTTGGTCGCTTCCTGTTGGCTTGTTCCACCTTGGCTGGCAAAATCGAGGACTAATCTCTTCATGAAACCTTCAGTAGGGTTACGCACAGCAGCCAGAGCCTGATTGAAAGTCGGGATGAACGGGGCTGGTACATGAACGGCACCGGGATGGGCGAGTCGATACATCTCAGTCCATACCATGTCATATGGATCACCATCCTTCTTGCGTAATTTGAGGATATCGTCGATACGTTTGGCTGAGAAGTGCATGGGCGTTTTGCAATTATTGCCGCATTTGCAGACATGTTTCTTCCGCATATGCTCACTATTGCGTCAAAAATCTGGTCAGAAAACTAGATACAGAGGATCTACGACTGATGTTACAAACCGAAAGTGTCTCCAGTCAACCTCTCCTGTGCGGCATGCTTCAGGGACAGAGTGACGGTTTGGGTATGATTGAGAGAATATGCAGGCGATACGATATGATGTCACTGTTTCCGATAAAGCATCCATAGTGGTGAGATAGGTCAATGATGACAATGCTTAGTCCTGGGACTGATACCATTTCCTGAGGTATCGAGGTTACTGCAGGTGGCTCAGAATTGGagaaaatattttatttgaAGCAGATATGAACAGACAGCGATTTATGGGAAAGAAAACAGAAGTAAACACATAATCCGACTGCCTCTACGTGCATATATCTGGCGGTCGGACGTCTGAGACTCTTCAAGGTCAACAAATACAATGACGTCCGTTGGGCTCGAGCACATCCGCCATTGGGATTTTTGTTGGAACATTTTTCTAGATGTTAGGTAGATGTCGCTATTATTCGTCGTTGTCTTAGCTCCGAAATGCCTTGACCAgtagaaaataaaatatttttagcAATTCGCTGAGAGCCTGATGATACATCACCACATGGGGGTTGAAAACAACAACGTATGCAGGACCTTCAGTGAGCCACACTGCAAGGCATTCTGGTTACCCCTCACTTCAAGTTGAGGCGAGCATTGgtctggtggtggtgggaatTGTCCATTTCGACATTTCCCACCTGTCCTGGTCCAATGAACCGCCATCCAGACTGGACCTATAGCGACTGCATGAGTCCTGCGATGTCGGCATGCCGCGATTAATGGTTGCCAGACTGTTGGAGGTGGCTCTGATCGTGGTGGACGTGACCCGTGTTGGATAAGTTTGATCAAACAAAGTCAGGAGGCAAACAACGACTTCACCTTCACACGCCAAATACCTTTGAGAACATAACGACAAAcgaaacaaaacaagacGGGTAACCGAACAAACAAGGTAAGGTCGTCGATAGTGGGCTTGTAACAAGGTGGGGGAGCTCGAGCAAGGGACTGATGCCTGAGGTGAAATAGAAATGACTACCGACAGAGTAGCAAAAGCCAACAGGCCCACGATACTTCACCGTTATGTGTTGGAGGATGGCCAGTCGGATGTACAGAGACGTTTGGCATCAAAGAAGCCAGCTCCGACAGTTGCAGAGAAGATTGCAGAGATGAGGAGGCACTTGGAGTCTCTCGGTCAAGGACCCGTGGCGGCGAGCGAGGAACAGCAGAACAACAAAATGGTCCGTGAGCTCGAGAGCTTGGCAAGTGTAACTGAAGTAGAAACACCAAGACCATGAAGCTCATATATCGGTACAACCTTCGAGGTCGGGATATATATATTGTGTCGTGTAGGGACCGGGGAAATCGTTCGTGAATCGAGAGATTGGCAAAGTTGTTGCCGAGAAAGAGAGAACAAACTGTGAAACAGAGCTTCAAAATTTGAGAATGGACAATCTAGGCAGAGTTCTAGTTTTAAGAAACCAGCTCTATTTACTATACACTACATTTACACAAATCCAACATCGCAGAAAAGCTAAACGCATTTGCGTCCCGACGCAAATGCGTCGAGTGCTGGAGAGACCGACCGACGCCAGGGAGCGGCTGACTGCCTCACCCACCGACTGTGGTACCTCACAACGAGTTACATCAGGCTGTCAAGTCAATGTGTATTGGTGGAGATAACAAATGCCCCGTCTCATGTTTCTGTATAACCGCCATGCCCTTAGCGAGTATTTCACCCATGAGCAGATCAGATCATCTGCACTGATCAACAACGCCGTCCAATCAATACCTCTTTTTCAAGCCTCTCGCCAATCAGACTCAAGCGGGTATCTCCCGGATTTATGTACAGCCCCCAAGGGTAATAAAGGTGAATTCTATTACCTAGATGGCAATTGGCTAATCCTAAATGGTTAGATCAGATTGAGTCCGAGTAGCTCTACTAACAAATTGGAGTCTAGTATATACACTGGTAAGTACAAAGTTCAGTGGCAAAATTCACCTTTATTACCCTTGGGGGCTGTAATCTTGTTAGCCTTTCAAATGATGATTTTAAAGCCTCATATGTCAGTAGAATAAATGACAATTATGCTACAAGATCCAAGGCTACTCTGTACAAATGATTCGATTGTTTTTACCCAATGATCAGGATGGTGACAGAAGTTTGAGCGTCTGCGAGACCCCAGGCATATGTATCTCCTCTTATCTCGTTGTCTCACTTCAGCCACTCTTGGTCAGACAATGCCAAGGTCACAACACCCACGCGCGACTAGATGGCTCCAACACTTGCAAAACCAAGGGACCACTTAACGGTGAACTCCGACCCCTGCATAAGAGTCAAGAATTATGTCCGCCAGCTAGCAATGCCAAGTCGACCAACTCAATTTCGTGTATCATTTATTTCCTGTTGCGAATGGCTGCAGTAGCTTTCACTCTAGAACACCAAGCCCATCATGCATTTCACTACCTCAGAAAGATAAATAGATCTTGGCATAAACGGTCCCTGCGTATCTCCAGTATTCTTAGCCACTGATAACTGGATTGTGGCATTTTGGCGCTTCGATAATGCTTTCTTGGCAGCCCGGAGTCTTCCCCTAGCTTCGCATGCCATCCCATGTACAGAAAGGCTGGACGCTAATAAAATAGAGTTTCCTGAAGAAACGCACTACAAGGATGGAACAGTTGATTGGGACTCAGCTGCCAAACTGACCATTTTCTCGCCTATCGCAAGCTTTGTTGTCCTCTACTGGGAACAACCTTATTAATCTGATCGAGCTTCGGATCGCGCTGACGATCCTCCTGTCCCAGATATCGAATGTCCCCTGCGCAGTAGTGTAATAGTTCAATGCAAAGTCAAGCTATTTCCCATGGTGTCGGATCCTTTGTGCTTCCATTCTCCCCTAGTGGCATCCTCAAACCCCTTTATTCACCAGCCTAAGACTGGACTGGGCAGGTCATGTCGTGGCGCCGCCCGCGTAAGCTTTTGGTCTGGAAATAACGTCTCGTTGATGCTAACGATTTAGACTCCCACGAGCTTGTGGCTGCCTTGACTCGGATGGTTAACCTTGTCCGATGGGTCCATGCAACCGCCGCATCGGTGCACCATATATCAAGTCTTCTGCAGGTTACCGACAGCGTTCCCGgtttctttgttctttgtcttctttcGTCCTTCGCTGTAACCCTTTCTAATTTTGGGCCTGCACTCGCAGGCTGCGTCACTTCGCAGAGATGATTTCCAGTACTGCCGTTATGGTATTTATATCCGTAACCCAAAGCAATCGAAATTGCTAACATTGTGCAGGCATTTGAATGGACAATCCTCGTTCTTGCGTATGTCCTGGTCGCTTGTCGTGTTTATGTCCGCATGTTCCTGCGAGGCGTTGGCTTACACGCTGCCGACTACTGGTTGATCGTCGGTTTAGTATCCTGCCAGGGTCTCCTCATCTGTGATACCCTGACATTCAGGATGCATGCCATGGACGATTTTGTACTTGCGAGTAACAGTATACCTATCAAGAAGGTTCGATAAATGTTCGACACTCGACTTTTAATGGTTAActaatatctttattctaGATCAGATTCGCGACGAACTACTTCTTCGACGTGGGCATCTACTTCCCAAAGTTCAGTATCATCGCCTTTTACTTTAACCTCGTGCCCGTTACAAACCCAATGATGAGGCGTTCCCTTTTTGCCTTGACTGGTATAACCGTGGCCTTTGCGTTTATCACCGTCTTTTGTGATACATTCTGGTGTGGGCCTAATCCTTCACTCAACTGG includes:
- a CDS encoding hypothetical protein (TransMembrane:1 (o535-557i)) codes for the protein MEKRSTAESSELSNRRTKRAKYAPVACDTCKKRKLKCEREEGEHVCRRCATNNAECVFATPTTTHSSNENNDRSTRRSTLEPQPDITSLNQQVAALQNQVSALTTALHDVSQRLPQLTDPSTTTSMSQGNGSTYRQELRNVRNEPREPQFVGPMRSAYSFQIAENSLSGMGIERRPDTAMSMSASPSDSVPDVSSEGGSLPLRDVDVLPSLGAVEIQRLLELYLEEVATVYPFIEMESLSRNVTSVLESPEENTLKEIQAIKLAVGTALAIEAQGQNNLSKKLIDDVEPVICRISGEAFIDIQELQLMMMLSIYWFFCGEELLAWRAIGNAGRECIEAGLHRRASLLENFKDPQERDLALRCFWCAYILDRRWSYGTSLSFGISDRDIDPQLPDPTHHPYLMCMVSYARLCSKVWEELPLDSSPLSVPKDKVDLFDFLTQKWMHSIPHNLQLIFPRLSQAPQQQSRTLQRLRTLLYLRGNHIRSLVLRHHVMSTVNLRADLQGAQLVVSLAQDTIQVLLHLNETSDIYARQKPTFNYFLTAALASILLAVCNAPDVFANRCRQDFRDAVKLLENISQQGQVSRRLWKSIRGIINRALSLDTSLASSGNTGVTRTIENEDHSGAQKDAGHHHGDISTGSLDLGDLISDRFGLETDLLNLFSAFEEDNLLKGPMTHGGLDGQTGLGLDGDLTRFNGMM